Proteins encoded in a region of the Coffea eugenioides isolate CCC68of chromosome 4, Ceug_1.0, whole genome shotgun sequence genome:
- the LOC113767655 gene encoding SNF1-related protein kinase regulatory subunit gamma-1 translates to MMIEEGSSTPRSPEAKVGMQVEDLWDVQEPQLSPTEKLNACFESIPVSDFPPAPSSQVVEINSDSSLAEVVKLLAQHKILSAPVVDVKAPEDASWIDRYIGIVEFAGIVVSILHQSEKMDGSAALAFELFSESEDGIGPAVAAAANGMSSPRYRSLHPESPTATSGDFFETLTSSDFYKNTKVGDISGSFRWAPFLALQKSNSFLTMLLLLSKYRMKSVPVVDPGEQKIDNIITQSAVIHMLEECAGLHWFESWGSKKLSELGLPLMKPSHIIKVYEDEPVLQAFKLMRQKGVGGIPVVASNGRKAIGNISIRDIQFLLLAPEIYKEFRSITAKNFLTAVRSYLEEHQKDSPLLKNMVTCTRDSTLKDVIMKLDSMKIHRIYVVDDLGNLEGVITLRDIISKLVHEPRGYFGDFFDGVLPLPANSRV, encoded by the exons ATGATGATTGAAGAAGGTAGTTCAACTCCAAGAAGCCCAGAAGCCAAGGTGGGGATGCAAGTGGAGGATTTATGGGATGTTCAAGAACCTCAGTTGAGTCCTACTGAGAAGCTTAATGCTTGTTTTGAGAGCATCCCAGTTTCTGATTTTCCTCCTGCTCCATCTTCCCAAG TGGTTGAGATAAACTCAGATTCCAGCTTGGCTGAAGTGGTCAAGTTACTAGCCCAACATAAAATCCTGAGTGCACCTGTCGTGGATGTTAAAGCTCCTGAGGATGCGAGTTGGATTGATAGATATATCGGAATTGTTGAGTTTGCTGGGATTGTTGTATCGATCCTACATCAG TCAGAAAAAATGGATGGATCTGCTGCATTAGCTTTTGAGCTGTTCAGTGAATCTGAGGATGGCATTGGTCCTGCTGTTGCTGCGGCGGCTAATGGAATGTCTTCCCCAAGATATAGAAGTTTGCACCCTGAATCTCCTACTGCAACTTCTGGGGACTTTTTTGAGACCTTGACTTCTTCTGACTTCTATAAGAACACAAAG GTTGGAGACATATCAGGGTCATTCCGCTGGGCTCCATTTCTCGCCCTGCAAAAATCGAACTCTTTCTTGACAATGCTTTTGCTGCTATCCAAGTACAGGATGAAGAGTGTTCCTGTGGTTGACCCAGGGGAACAAAAGATTGATAACATCATTACTCAATCAGCTGTCATTCACATGCTTGAAGAATGTGCTGGCCTTCATTGGTTTGAGAGCTGGGGTTCAAAGAAACTATCTGAACTTGGTCTCCCTCTAATGAAGCCCAGCCACATTATTAAG GTCTATGAGGATGAACCAGTGCTTCAGGCTTTTAAATTAATGAGACAAAAAGGAGTTGGTGGGATTCCTGTTGTTGCAAGTAATGGAAGAAAGGCTATTGGTAACATAAGCATCAGAGATATTCAGTTCCTTCTACTTGCACCAGAGATATACAAAGAATTCAG ATCTATCACGGCCAAGAACTTCCTGACAGCAGTTCGAAGCTATCTGGAGGAGCATCAAAAGGATTCCCCACTCTTGAAGAACATGGTAACATGCACAAGAGACAGTACACTTAAAGATGTTATTATGAAGCTTGATTCCATGAAAATCCATCGGATATACGTCGTTGATGATCTGGGAAATCTAGAGGGGGTGATCACGCTAAGAGACATCATTTCAAAGCTAGTGCATGAGCCCCGTGGTTACTTCGGGGATTTCTTTGATGGTGTCTTACCATTGCCAGCAAACAGCAGGGTTTAA
- the LOC113767974 gene encoding uncharacterized protein LOC113767974 produces MEGSSALPSDSNNQNPTGGAAEFLSNLPSRGLFSSTVLSSNPGGMRVYICDHDTAPPAEQLIKTNQTNILIRSLMLKKQKGDSGSKDGKANASNESSRKRTADRALDSRAKRAMTISQVASRQEGSKSRLPERDLQSLTVERIRALLKERGLSLKGRKDELISRLKGANE; encoded by the exons ATGGAGGGCTCTTCAGCTCTGCCGTCCGATTCCAACAATCAAAATCCGACGGGCGGAGCCGCCGAATTTCTCTCCAACCTTCCTTCTCGCGGCCTCTTCTCCTCCACTGTCCTCTCTTCCAATCCG GGTGGCATGCGAGTCTACATATGCGATCATGATACAGCACCACCAG CGGAGCAACTCATAAAGACAAACCAAACAAACATATTAATTAGGTCATTAATGCTGAAGAAACAAAAGGGTGATTCCGGTTCAAAAGATGGAAAGGCTAATGCATCAAATGAATCTTCTAGAAAAAG GACTGCTGATAGAGCGTTAGACAGCAGGGCTAAAAGGGCAATGACCATCAGTCAGGTTGCTTCTCGGCAAG AGGGATCAAAATCACGCTTGCCTGAGAGGGATCTGCAGAGTTTAACGGTTGAGAGAATTCGTGCTCTTCTGAAGGAGAGAGGTCTCTCCCTGAAAGGAAGAAAG GATGAGTTGATTTCCCGCTTGAAAGGCGCAAATGAGTAA
- the LOC113768997 gene encoding cytochrome P450 94B3-like, giving the protein MFSFLLLLVATSLLLSPYLPSLFQRFLDLKSGKLSFSHGPKSYPIIGCLVAFYQNRHRLLDWYTEILSQSPSQTMVIKRFGAPRTIVTANPQNVEYILKTNFNNYPKGKPFTEILGDFLGRGIFNADGHLWQVQRKLASHEFSAKSLREFVVKTLEEQVQNKLFPVLEMAVEKNIVLDLQDVLRRFAFDTICKVSLGMDPRCLDISQPVPPLAIAFDKASEICARRGVAPIPAVWKMRRALNLGSEKELKEAVDLVHGCVDDIIQTKKTKLNENADQKTSNNDLLSRLLLAGLDDEMVRDMVISFLMAGRDTTSSALTWLFWLLSKHHAVKENVMNELEILNLKEKPLDVEDLKEMRYIKACLCESMRLYPPVVWDSKHAENDDILPDGTIVYKGNRVTYFQYGMGRIEELWGKDCFEFRPDRWFDENGMLKMVDPYKFPVFQAGPRVCLGKEMAFIQMKYVVASILRRYEIKKVDDNQPIFVPLLTAFMAGGLKVRIHRLNQPGL; this is encoded by the coding sequence atgttttcctttcttcttcttcttgttgctACTTCACTTCTTCTTTCCCCCTACCTTCCTTCATTGTTTCAAAGATTTCTTGATCTCAAATCCGGAAAACTCAGCTTCTCTCATGGCCCTAAGTCCTACCCAATCATCGGTTGCCTCGTTGCATTCTACCAAAATCGCCATCGTCTTTTAGACTGGTACACTGAAATCCTCTCTCAATCACCTTCTCAAACAATGGTGATCAAGAGGTTTGGTGCACCTAGAACCATCGTCACAGCCAATCCGCAAAATGTTGAGTATATCCTGAAAACCAACTTCAACAACTACCCTAAGGGCAAGCCCTTCACCGAAATCTTAGGCGATTTCCTCGGTCGAGGAATATTCAATGCTGATGGCCATCTCTGGCAGGTTCAGCGCAAACTCGCCAGCCATGAATTCAGTGCAAAGTCCTTGAGAGAATTTGTTGTCAAAACTCTCGAGGAACAAGTTCAAAACAAGCTTTTCCCAGTGCTTGAAATGGCTGTGGAAAAGAACATAGTCTTGGATTTACAGGATGTGCTTAGGAGGTTTGCATTTGACACAATTTGCAAGGTCTCACTGGGGATGGATCCTCGTTGTCTAGACATTTCTCAACCTGTCCCTCCTCTTGCCATAGCATTCGACAAAGCATCAGAGATCTGCGCGAGACGCGGTGTTGCTCCAATCCCTGCAGTCTGGAAAATGAGGAGAGCCCTTAATTTAGGGTCTGAGAAGGAGCTCAAAGAAGCAGTTGATCTTGTTCATGGCTGTGTTGATGATATTATCCAAACCAAAAAAACGAAACTCAATGAGAATGCTGATCAAAAAACCAGCAATAACGATCTTTTGTCGAGGCTGTTATTAGCTGGTCTTGATGATGAAATGGTTAGAGATATGGTGATAAGTTTCCTCATGGCAGGAAGGGATACAACTTCTTCTGCATTGACATGGTTGTTCTGGCTTCTTTCTAAACACCATGCTGTCAAAGAGAACGTCATGAATGAGTTGGAAATCCTCAACCTTAAAGAAAAGCCATTGGATGTAGAGGATTTGAAAGAAATGAGGTACATAAAGGCATGCTTGTGTGAGTCAATGAGACTATATCCTCCAGTAGTTTGGGACTCCAAGCATGCTGAGAATGACGACATCTTGCCTGATGGAACAATTGTTTACAAGGGAAATAGGGTGACCTATTTCCAATATGGGATGGGGAGGATAGAGGAATTGTGGGGAAAGGATTGTTTTGAGTTCAGACCAGATAGGTGGTTTGATGAAAATGGGATGCTGAAAATGGTTGATCCTTACAAGTTTCCAGTGTTTCAGGCAGGTCCAAGAGTTTGTCTTGGGAAGGAAATGGCTTTCATTCAAATGAAGTATGTTGTGGCTTCAATTCTAAGGAGATATgagatcaagaaagttgatgatAATCAGCCTATTTTTGTTCCTCTCTTGACTGCCTTTATGGCTGGTGGGCTCAAAGTTAGGATTCACCGCCTCAACCAACCGGGCTTGTGA
- the LOC113767304 gene encoding UPF0235 protein At5g63440, which produces MPKRTTHTYSSEDAAPDGPDSDLFVYYCKHCSSHVLITDTQLQKIPKRKTDKAYVLDKKKYLARLNIQEAGKVLLKRGEGKLEKQYRMNCVTCGLFVCYRAEEDLESASFIYVIDGALSSIAAETNPQDAPVPPCISQLEGGLVQVAIEVEDRAQRSAITRVNADDVRVTVAAAAARGEANNELLEHMGKVLGLKLSQMTLQRGWNSKSKLLVVEDLTARQVYEKLLEAAQP; this is translated from the exons ATGCCGAAGAGAACAACCCACACCTACTCGAGCGAAGACGCCGCCCCCGACGGGCCCGATTCTGACCTGTTCGTTTACTATTGCAAGCACTGCAGCTCTCATGTCCTCATTACAG ATACTCAATTGCAGAAGATACCAAAAAGGAAGACTGACAAAGCATATGTGTTGGACAAGAAGAAGTATCTTGCTAGGCTGAACATACAAGAGGCTGGAAAAGTTCTCTTAAAACG CGGAGAGGGGAAATTGGAGAAGCAGTATCGCATGAATTGTGTTACTTGTGGGCTCTTTGTTTGCTATCGAGCAGAAGAAGATCTTGAATCTGCCTCTTTCATTTATGTCATTGACGGGGCACTCAGTTCAATAGCTGCTGAGACAAATCCACAG GATGCTCCTGTGCCACCATGCATATCACAGTTAGAGGGAGGCCTTGTTCAAGTAGCCATCGAAGTAGAAGATCGTGCACAGCGCTCTGCAATCACAA GAGTAAATGCTGATGATGTTCGGGTGACTGTAGCTGCAGCTGCAGCAAGAGGAGAGGCAAACAATGAGCTTCTAGAACACATGGGAAAG GTGTTGGGATTAAAATTGAGCCAGATGACTCTTCAAAGGGGTTGGAATAGCAAATCAAAGCTTCTTGTG GTGGAGGATTTGACTGCTAGACAGGTATATGAGAAACTCCTGGAAGCTGCACAACCATGA